The region CAGGCTCAGGCCCTCGTCGCAAAGGACCTGCCGGTAATCTACCTCTACCATCAGGCACCGATCTTCGCATTGAAGGCCAGCCTGAAGGGCGTGACCCTGACGGGCGATGGTTTCCCGATCCTGCGTGGCGCCAAGATCGAAGGGTAATCTGCCCCTCACATCTCAAGGGCGGCTAATCGAGGCCGCCCTACCTAACCTACCCACTGCTGGTTTCCACACGGACGTTCCGTAATTTGGGACGCTGGCAGAATGACAGATAGTTCGCTCACCCACCATAATTGGGTTCAAGGCCGGGCCGTCGACAGACAGGAAGAACAAAATGGTTTCAGTCACATCCAAGATTCCATCAGGCAGCGGCGAGATCGTCTCTGCAACCGATCACCGCGATATCCGCCTGCGCCTGAAGAAAGACCCTGGCGATGTGTTTCTCGGCTGGTACCATTTCCGCGTCAGCGGCGCGCAAGGCAAAGACTGCCGTTTCAGCTTCGAAAATGCCAATGAGACGCTGGGCTGGCGTCTGGCAAACCGCGAAGACTACGAGAATATGTGGCAGAACACCGGGCCTGTCGCCAGTTACGACGGCACGACCTGGTTTCGACTGCGCGGCGATTACGACGGCGAAATCTACAGCTTCAAGCACACGCCGGAACACGACATCTGCTATTACGCGTTCTGGGCACCTTACGAGCCTGCGCGCGAGCTTGCTTTCATTTCCAAGGCGCAGACATTCGATCTCGTCTCACTGACGACCATCGGGGAAAGCGTTCAGGGCCGCCCCATCGATATGCTGACGATTGGCACACCGGGACCGGGCAAGCCATCCTGCTGGATCATTTCACGCCAGCACTCCTGCGAAACGCAGGGCGGTTACTTCGTCGAGGGCATTGTCGACCGATTGCTCGACAAGACAGACCCGACGGCCCGTGCGCTGCTGTCCTCTGCGGTTTTCTACGTCGTGCACAACTGCAATCCCGATGGCTCGGCTCTTGGTCTGACACGCAGCAACGCAGTGGGCGCCAATCTCAATCGTGAATGGACGTCGCCATCGCTGGAGAAATCCCCGGAGATTTTCCATCTTCGTAACAAGATGGAAGAGATCGGCGTCGATTTTTGCCTGGATTGCCATGCCGACAAGGAACTG is a window of Agrobacterium vaccinii DNA encoding:
- a CDS encoding M14 family metallopeptidase, which gives rise to MVSVTSKIPSGSGEIVSATDHRDIRLRLKKDPGDVFLGWYHFRVSGAQGKDCRFSFENANETLGWRLANREDYENMWQNTGPVASYDGTTWFRLRGDYDGEIYSFKHTPEHDICYYAFWAPYEPARELAFISKAQTFDLVSLTTIGESVQGRPIDMLTIGTPGPGKPSCWIISRQHSCETQGGYFVEGIVDRLLDKTDPTARALLSSAVFYVVHNCNPDGSALGLTRSNAVGANLNREWTSPSLEKSPEIFHLRNKMEEIGVDFCLDCHADKELRCNFIWPSENVPTWKPERRDIFTQFENAWAAASPDYEVGHPYPGGCPIEPDLGMGWNWIGNRFPHALSVLLEQPYKDVTEFPMPETGWSPERAYGFGRSLPEALRAVVGNLNVSS